From the bacterium genome, the window GACACCGCCGCCGCGCGCGAACAGCTCCTGCACCAGATTGAGCACATCCAGGACATCCTGAAGAAAGACTCCACCAACTTCGACGCCTGGGCGGCGCTGGGGAACATGTACTTCGACGCCAACATGCCCGAGGACGCCATCATCCACTACCGCCGCGCCCTGCAACTGCGCCCCGATGACCTGCATGTCCTGACCGACATGGCCACCATGCTGCGCGCCGTCGGGCGCTCCGACACCGCCGTGGTCGTCCTGCGCCACGTGGTCGCCATCGACTCGACGCTCTCGCAGGCCTGGTTCAATCTCGGCGTCATGCAGAGCTTCGATTTGAAGAATCACCGCGAGGCGCTTGAGGCCTGGAAGAAGTTTCTGGCCCTCTCGCCGCCCTCCGAGCACACCCAGGCGGTGCAGGAGGAAATCAAACGGCTGGAGAAGGAACTCGGCTCTTAGCCCGGCCCCTATTGCAAGCCCGCCTCCGGCGAACTCCTCACCTGCAATGACGGAGGCAGTCGGAACTCACGTCGACGATCCCTCGATTCCCGTCATTCCAAGCCAGCGCTCTTTGCCGGCTTGGAATCTTTTTTAGCACTCCCCATCCGTCATTGCGAGCCCCGCGCTTTATGCGGGGCGAAGCAATCTTTGTCCTCACGCCGCCTTGTTCGTCATCCCCGCCTGCAGCAACTGCTCCGCCCGCGAGCGGATGTCCCAATCGGGGTGGGTGGCCAGACGCGGCAGATCAAAACGGATCGCCTGCGGCGGCAGCGT encodes:
- a CDS encoding tetratricopeptide repeat protein yields the protein MSAKNVQPTPEAIEPQSSSNRYILIAALAFAAVVAIYIIKTNMEPPKTEQVAATQDANSRIPDGMADTAAAREQLLHQIEHIQDILKKDSTNFDAWAALGNMYFDANMPEDAIIHYRRALQLRPDDLHVLTDMATMLRAVGRSDTAVVVLRHVVAIDSTLSQAWFNLGVMQSFDLKNHREALEAWKKFLALSPPSEHTQAVQEEIKRLEKELGS